The genome window TCTCATAGTTTTCCGTCTACTCGGTGATGGTTCTTTAGTTGCTGAAATGGGAATTCCACTGCCTGAACAAAAACCGATACCTGAACCAGAATATCAAGCAGAAAATGATATTGAAGTCGGAATTCAACATAGCGAGACTGAGGATCAATTTCCGATTGAAGATATTAATGATGACATTGATGTTAATGTTGACAATCAAGTATCTGATGATGAAGAGCTGCCTGTTCACGGAAACCCGCCTCTACCCGTCAACGATGTATATGAGATTGAGTGGATCCTTACTTATCGATTTGTAAGTCAGTCGTACTCTAACATAAGTTGATTTTACTGATTAACTTTATTTATTGTCACTGATACGTATTTTTTTAAACGTGATGTAGCGTTTCCCACAGCGTTTTGTTGAGAATGTGCCGTTAGATGATGTTCAAGCGATGAACGTTCAGACTATGAATGGTGTTTCTGTTGTTTTGGAAATGCGTTCCGAGCTTTCACGTGGAGGTCCAAGGTATGCTTTCAGAGGCTGGAAGAGATTTATGCGTGAAGTTGGTCTGGTTAGTGGTCGTGCATATGTGCTTCGTTATGAAAGGAACAATGGAGTTTTGGTAATTTCGGAGGTCATACCTCACATCTTTTAAAAACACTAGATAATCTAAGATGAAGTATCATCCTTTTTATTTACTTCCATATTACTGTGtcttttaagttattttcttCTACGTACTACGTTTTGATGGATGTTAAATTACTTTTTGAACACTATAACGGTTGTTTGAGTATGAATAgacaatgttttattttttttattttcacacGTGTTTGGTTTGAAATCCAATGATTTGTGTTGGCTGTTTACCATATTATAatcacctttcatattgttgATGTTTACTTATAtatgttttttatttataatGTATAGATGCTTCCCATATACAATTGTAATGTGATATGTTTTTAGTTATTTTCTACTTGGTATTATGTTATAAAGGATGTCTCCTTTGTTATCAGTTGTTTGTGTATAAAATCATAATATTTATATCAAGTTTCATATGTATTGACTATTGCAATTTTTACGGGTAACAAGCTTACATTGAACATACATTTGGTTTGAGAATTTGGTGGATTTTCGTATGTTTTCCTTAGTCTTTTAGTAAATTGATTTACTAAGTAGTATCTTCCACCTGGTTTTGGTTGGTTGGCATATACTGATATTAGCACAAGCGGTGATATCTATCTGATTATTTCAAGAGTTTAATAACTATATGCAACTACAATATGTGTACATTGGGTAAAATTTTACCTTTTTGCTCTAACAGTGCCGTTGCTTGGTGTGGAAAACTGAACGCCATAGCATGTGCGGCAGAAACTTGTGCACGTATATCCAAGTAAGTGGCATTGTTCTTTTTCTATTCAATAATAGTAGCACACATATTTTGTTTATATACGATGACTTGGTTGTGAGACAACATATATTATCATATTCAAAACAACTTGATGTTGCATTTAACTGCTGTTTTCCATAACCTACTGGACTGCAACAATCATCGTTTTTGAGCAACGACTTTAAGTTCCTGTAAGTATTGTGATATAACTGCTGTTTTGCGCATATGCTGGACTGCAACAAGCATTGTTTTGAAAGGTAATTTATGGCTAAATCTTATATCCGTGTAACTCTTATAATGAcattatttttgaaattggttTTGTTTTCCATTTAGGAACTTAGACCTATTAGATACATATTCTATAATACTTTAattgtatatatttttataataacataaaaattttcaaaataatgTATAattctatatattaataaatggaAAGCGTTTTTTTACGGATGAGATTTAAAGATTTCAATCAATTTTAATAACGGTATTTTGGTCAATGATTTTTAGTGAAATAGGAAAGGTATTAGTAATTTATATAAATCACTTCCTTAAATATGTAAATCATTTAATTTTTTGTTAACGTTACCACCATTATATTATTTAGTTAGATTTTTtccaaaattatataataatttaaTGCATTATATATACGTACGTTTTATGTCATTCAAGCATATCGTTTTCCTGTGTCAACATCACAAAAGAGATACGTAGGTTTTTCAAATGTCATCGAACTTTGTTCATGTTTTTTAACTGTATATTGCTTGCATTACTTACTTTCGATATGTGTTGTTGTTAATTTTTGTTGTTTATCATACTAACTGTTTTGTTTGACACCATTTAGAAATGGAACAACAACCAATCACACTCCTGAATCATTTGGATTTGAACCAAGATAACTACACTATCAAGGTTCACATTGTCCGATTATGGTCAAGAGCATAGTTCAACAATCCAAGACAGGTCTACTGCTATGACATGATCATTATGGACCAAGCTGTAGGTTTTCGAAataaaaattttatttattatatttaccACAATAAAAAAAAGATCGTTGATAgtgttattatatttttttcattATTGCTTATGTAACCATTTATTTTTCATTCACAACTGCAGGATACTAAAATATAGGCGTTTGTTTTAGCAAAAAATGCACGAGAGTATGAATATATGCTTAAGGAAAACCAGTGTTTGGTTATTCGTAATCCATCGTTGGGGGAAAACCGACAAAAAGTTAAGTACATTTCGTCGGCATTGAAGATTAATCTCAATGATAATACGGTTGTTACTGCTTGCAACGAGGCTGTTGGCTCTGAGTGGGGATTTGAGTTTGTTCCGTGTGACAATTTAGTAGAGAATCCTGAAGATGACAGTAATTCATTCAAATCTTCAATTGGTATTTTCTATATTTTCTTAATTCCCAAAAACTACAACTatataatatatgtatgtatatataatagATTTAAGTTTGAATATGGTTATGATATGATACACTGTGTATATATTAGTTATAAACCttttttgattttaattttttctataatttttgttagaCGTAATTGGTTATGTTGTTAGAAGCTTTCCTTTTGAACTTAAAGATAACAATAACAATGGTAAAGAGGAAAAGAAGCTAACATTTATGCTTGAAGATTTGAGGTAAGTTATATTTAaggtttttatgtgttttttttctaACAGTGGTTTTAATGTTTATATTAACATATTATGTTAATGAATATAATACAGTCATAAGCAAATCTATGTCACACTATGGGATGAATATGCCGAGTAAATTTTGGAATTTGAAAGGAACAACAAAGATGAAAAGAATGTTGTGATCGTTCTTCAATTTGCAAAGTATAGGTTTTGGCAAGGTATAACATATATGTCTAACTAATATCTTTTGTAATTACTTTAAACTGAGTATGTTAATTTGGTTACATACATGTTTTGTATACGTATCCAACATGTATACGGTTACTCGTGTTTTCATCAACAAGGATATTGATGAGATTAACCAGTTTAAGaaaaggttttattttttattagcaTTTTGAGTCAGAAATGTAGACGTTCTTTTTTTTATATTCAATGACCCCTTATTTTGGTTGCAGTTTCATTGCACAACTGTCATCCGAGAAATCGTCCGAGTACTCTGGTCTGAGTTCAACTGTAATGAAATCTCCTACCGACGAGTTTCTAACGGATATTAACTTCAGTACTATAGGAGCCCTTACCGAAATAACTGAggtattattttaattaaattcaatAGTATGTAATTTCGTAATGTGAAACGGCACATATATTCATTTTTTGTCTTCCTTCTCAGAAAAAAATTGTTGTCGTTCTGGGCACCATAAAGAGTTTTGCTTCGGAAAGTGAATGGTTTTATAATGCATGTAAGAATTGCAATTGCAAGGTCTCCACCAAGACggttgaaaaagataaagctgaTGGAACTGATGGTGTTGAGGAGGTTGTTATCCTCGAGTGCAAGAATGCGCCATGTAACAAGAAGACCGTCTATTCCGTTCCCAGGTATTGATAATAGTTTTTATGTTACGAATTTTGTTGTTATTAATTTATTTGTACAATTAGTTATTAACTAATAATTGTTGTTGTTCAGGATAAAGGTTCTAATCCGTGTTCAAGATTGTACGGGCATTGTAACTCTTACCATGTTTGAGCGTGAGGTCGTAAAGCTTCTCAATGTTAACGCCAATCAATTGCTAGACAAGAACTTGGAGGTATTTCATGTTTAGATTAATACTGTATCAATGCTGACATGTTGTGTATATACTATAGCATGTTTTTTAGATTAATTTTAACCTTCATATGTATTTCTTTACAGTTGGCTAATGAAGGAAGATTCCCAGAGGAACTTAAAGCTTTACTCGGAAAGAAGTTGGCCTTCAAGATCGCTATAAGTTTGTATAACATCCAAAAGAAGTCTGATGGATACTCTGTTTCCAAATTAACAGATAATCCAACCGTGATCTCGGAGCTGGATAGGAATTTTGATGTATTCCAGGTAGGCTAAGGTTAAGAATTACTTAGTCGTCTATATGTTTTGAAATTTTTATCGTTTATACGTGCTATGTTATGAAACAATCACAGCCTGCTGATGAAGACCGTGAATATGGTGGTTTGCCTGTTATAGAGCCAACAAACAATGATATCGCCAAGGTATATCCTTTACAATTgtaatttgttaaaaaaaaactcTTTTATGTATTAATTGTATATGCATTTAAAATATTTATGTTACTTTGTAGGATTCTGTTTCCCGTACTGGCGATGATGTAACTCCAATATCTAATTTGTCCAGAAGCTTTTTTACAACATACATGTTGGATGGGGACAATACCAGTAATATGCGCATGGAAAAGGAGTTAAAGCGGAATTTGGATAGCGTTTATGAGTATGATGGGATCTCTTCGCAATCTTCTTCCAAACCAAAAAAATGCGGCGTTGAGGTAGATGACGGTGTTGATCTTGATGTGACCGTTCGTCGTGTGGATCCGGGTGTTGAAGAGTAGTTACTGATAACAAACATATAATGAGCATCTCATTTGGTTTAACTTTTAATGTTTTGGTTTTATCATTCTCATTACAGACATTTTAATGTTTTGGTTTCTGTTTAGTGTTTAAACCTATGCTCTTTATTGTTATCAACATTTGAAATGAATAAGAGATGTTTTTTTTATGTATAGATTGCATGTATATTACCGTCCATTTTTATGGTTTATTTGTATGACATGCCAAAATATTACACTGTTGACCTGTTTTCGGATTTGAATGAACATGGTGATTTAGTACCGCTATATAAAACCATCTTTGTTTTTTAGTTTGTATGAAACATTTTAATGTCCATAGACTTTACGTCCATCGTCATTCaaattttatgttttttgatatttttttcatttttggtttctttgttatgttttttttaaaacgTATATTGTGATTTAACAATTTGCAATATTTAGGGATATACGTATCTATATGTAAATATGTGTATAAatttatgtatatatatcaatATAATTTCGTATAACAAATAATACATTCTATTTAATAGGTctatactaaaaataataaaaaatgatgTTGACCTACAATCAAAGCATTTATATCATACCAAAAACGTAAAACCATATTTTTGGTAAGATATTTTAATTACAATATTTGTTATGGAGGAATTTAATGTAATAAATCAAATATTATTTCCATAATAGTTAACATACTTTCTTAAAATACTTTTACTACAAAAATTCTTTATAAGTAGTCATATTCTACATAAGTTTGCAAGACAAAAGATCTCAATCATTTCATCTACTACGATCTCATATTCATCAACAATTCAATTCGGTTAGTTGATTCTTTGGTTGTGTGTTTTGTTTCTGTTATGTTCGTTTTTTCGTTGGTGCTTAAAATACAGAATTCATTACTTTTCATCAATTGGTTTTCTACATATCTTAGTTACTAAGTTTTTTAGTTTGTATATTATGTTACAACTTTATTGATGTCTTCCAACTACTCAATTAAATCATAAACCTATCCATACGACCTATTTGAATGCTGTCAATATAATTTAAATCTAATTTACGTTTTTTTTTAATGTAGTTCATGTCATTGAAGGTTTAGGTTTTTAAATAGTAGTTAACGTATTTGTGTCAAGACTCCCAACAAAAGCATTTGGTCGTTTGATATGTGTGTGAAAACATTAGCGTTATGAAATGAGGTCTCATCTATTTGCATTAGCGCATTATCGAGAGATGACTAATTCTCAAAACCGATAACTAATATTGCTGATTATTCTATGAATGATGTTTATTTTGCATATTATTTTATTGATTTGTATAATAAGTAATTATGAAATCTACTTTTTATTCAATGATTCGCACAATGAAAATTGTATAATGACGTTTGTTGTCAATCATACCAACATGTATTTAATGGTTTAATGTATGAATCTATATTTTTTCAATGCGAAAGCCATGTCTAAAAGATCAAAGCATCAACCTTCGTCTTCATGCAATGATAAATGGAATTTAGATACTACAAAAGGTAACAATTTTGGTCAACAAAAGATACTCTTTTATTAAGTAACTTTTAATGTGACGTGtttacaaaatattattttatgtatgttttactTACAGATGTTCCCTGCCCGATGTCAAGGATTCCGTTTTCAGATATTACGAATGGTATTATAttaaccaatttttttttgttatagatTTACAAAAATACTTTTTTGTTCAGAATTTACTTAACTGTTTTTGTTCTAACATGCATTCAATGCTTCTTAACGTTTACAGTTTCTACTCCGATCAGCATGCAAAATGAGGCTAAAGATAGACGTATAAAACGAAAATTATACTTGGATACTCGGAAATCTCATAATATGCATGTACATTCAAATTATGCAACGAACATATTGTCAAGTAGTATTCCAACAGGTAACTATATTTATAATTGTAAAGTTACGTCCTATTTGTTAGATGACCATTCAAAATCAAGTAGTGAGGCTGAAGGCTAATTATTTATCCGGGTAACAAACAACAAGACATTATGTAATAGCCCTTACATGTATAATATATTACTTACATATATAGCGTCCGAAACAAACATAAACCAAAAATATTTAAACAGGGTCCTTTATATGAAGGTGCATCTTGATCAACGAAATGTAGTCTTTTATTAAGTAATGTTAATGCGACGTGTTATCAAACTAATGTTTTATGTATTTTTTACTTACAGATGTTTCCGGCTCCATGTCAAGGATTCCGTTTTCAGATATTACCAATGGTATTTTATTAACGATTTTTTTTGGTATAgatgtataatatatatatatatatatacattatacATCTATATGTAAaactaatttatttaattaaccTTTATAGATCTAACATCCATTCAATGGTTCTTAACGTTTACAGTTTCTACTCCGAAAAGCATGCAAAATGAGGCAAAAGATAGACGTAGAAAACGAAAATTATACTTGGATTCTCGGAAATCTCATAATCTTCATGTACATTCAACTTGTGCAACCAACATGTTGTCAAGTAGTATTGCAACAGGTAACAATACTGATAATCGTAAAATGACGTCCTATTTTGTACATGAGTATTCAAATTTAAGAACTATTCTAACAAGTAACATATACCAAAATATTTAAACAGTTAACATAAAGCAAAATATTGTCAAGTAGTATTCCAACATCTAACATAAACCAAAATATTTAAACAGGTTCCACAAAAACCATTGCTACATACTTATCTACTTATTGCCAAAACCGTTTGTTAGCCAAAATTACCATATAAAATGGTTGAACGGTTTTGATCTATGGTACTAACCCCATTATTCTTTGATTACATCCCTAACAAAGAGTGTAGGCATATCCTCATACCACTCTAAAACGCAAAGATAACCCTTCTTGATGTTGTTTTCACGAACCCATGCTGTCCATCCCAATACACTAAACCTGTTTTTCTTTTTTCCTCTTTTTGGTTCAGCCGTGACGTTCAAAGTGGTTTCGACACCACGCCTATTTTGAATGGTCACCTTTCGGCAGCGATCGATTCCCATGGCTTTTGCGACCTTTACCGCTATCCGCTAAAAATGCCCAAAAAGTATTCAGACTCTAATGATAAAGAGAATAATGACACCATAGAACACCAACAGTTAAGTTAGTATACAAATAATCTAAGTAAATACTTACAAAACGTGAACAAGAGGACGGCATAAAAATGATATTTGGTTCTGGTGCGTCCCAGTCAATTGATTCCGAAGTGAAAGATTCTTCTGAGTCCGAATCTGTTAGCATGATCActtccttttctttcttttgtttctttcgcTCATTTGAAGCACTCGCCATTGACTACATATGATTATTTTCATAAATACTATATGTTTATTATCACAGAACATTTCGATTTAGGAAAAAACCCCAATTTGAGATCGCCAATATGTAACACTGATGCAATATTCACAAATCTCAAATTGAATCTGAAGTTCTAAAACCTCTACACTAACACAAATCTTACATTATTCATCAACAACACACACATCCAGTACCAAATCAGGTAGTAACCTCCAAAATAACATAACATTTTAAACAAATTAGGGCTAAAACACACGGAATGAAATATCGTTAAACCTAATCACGCTAATACAAGTTTAACAACGCACATCAGAGCTTCTAATCTATAAAACCATACAAGTTTATCATAACTCTTCTTCATCCACTTTTAATCATAATGCATTATAAACAAAATTCACACATCTCAAAGTGAAATTCAAGTTATAAAACCAATACAATAACACAATTCAGTACAAAATCAGTTAAACAAAGTAAGTGAAGCAATTATACCAAATGAATTTGAAGATTGAGTGCGACCTGAGGACCGACTAAATCTCTGATGCGATGCAAATATACAACTTTATAACACATTAAGTATTAAAGATCTAGGTTATGTGAGAAAATCAGTTGGAATACTACCTGTTATTGATTTCTCTTTGTACGCTCCTACTGTGAATGCCGAATTAGTGAAGGTGTTTGTATCCGTATGAAGTTAGGGCTTATTTATAAAGGGGCAAGATAGAAAGTGATAAGAATCACTGTATAGTCAGAGATATCTGATATTGGAAACGGAttgttaatttattttatttacaaaaacaatCCCTTTGTTTATAAAACTGTTATAAAgttatatatacacaaaaaaaatctgtttgtttaataaatataattacaTTCTACATATAAAACCTGttgttttataataaaaaataataattaaaacaaagtattttataattaaattaaaCAAGTAATTTATAGTATAGCGATTCACTAATCAATTGTTACATTTAATTTGTATTATCTCAGATCTTTCCTACCCAGCACCGCTTACCAATACTTCAAACGGTATGACTTTTTGGTATCTTATTATTTTAGGAGTTTTTCTTAGCATACATTTAAAGTCATAACATTACTACTTAATGTGAGTTTTTTTAGTATTAGTATTCTtcattgtatttggtttttgacaGTTATACCAATTGTTACCCAAGAAGAGTACAAAAGGAGGCGTAAAGTAAGAAAACTATATTTGGATAGTAAACGGTATACTTTGAAACGCGTTGCATCACAATCCGCAAGTAATTCAACACCAAATACCACTTTGACGTCCACTTCGTATAACACATTCAATGCTACAACTGAGGTGCCGATTTCATGCGCAGGTAAACCTAAATAAATGCTTTTAAATTTGCACATACGATTTCGTGTTAAACAGTCAACA of Helianthus annuus cultivar XRQ/B chromosome 1, HanXRQr2.0-SUNRISE, whole genome shotgun sequence contains these proteins:
- the LOC110878792 gene encoding uncharacterized protein LOC110878792 — protein: MYTVTRVFINKDIDEINQFKKSFIAQLSSEKSSEYSGLSSTVMKSPTDEFLTDINFSTIGALTEITEKKIVVVLGTIKSFASESEWFYNACKNCNCKVSTKTVEKDKADGTDGVEEVVILECKNAPCNKKTVYSVPRIKVLIRVQDCTGIVTLTMFEREVVKLLNVNANQLLDKNLELANEGRFPEELKALLGKKLAFKIAISLYNIQKKSDGYSVSKLTDNPTVISELDRNFDVFQPADEDREYGGLPVIEPTNNDIAKDSVSRTGDDVTPISNLSRSFFTTYMLDGDNTSNMRMEKELKRNLDSVYEYDGISSQSSSKPKKCGVEVDDGVDLDVTVRRVDPGVEE